From Zingiber officinale cultivar Zhangliang chromosome 5B, Zo_v1.1, whole genome shotgun sequence, the proteins below share one genomic window:
- the LOC121983959 gene encoding CTL-like protein DDB_G0274487 → MEPPAAEKEEKLGGEAKSDGGDRKKEVVVDSSPGEMRVSRLQTPHPVAPIQVAPPAAATSATASAGYQPTPTPHQVDSRGSLNSKVYTNQISLLLFVFHLLVAGAAMCFFSYKGVQGLLDFSSPRARKERHVLKFWLPPIEGASVLSIVLAFVWQKAVRLYPTVMVHFILWASFFATMAAGILLLCFSLPTTDGLGVALIAFSIGAGLYTCWVTRRVAFTGQIFSLALRPVTKFPDLNGPVYLMMGVGFLWISVWCFAVIGALNFYYPPLTILALVLSLAWTAEVMRNVANLTVSRVIALYYLRGMQTNTQFSFQRATTINLGSACLGSLFVPSIEALRIIARGLNLLEGEDEFLFSCAHCCLRVMHSIFRYGNSWAFVHIAAYGKGFVQASMSTWGLFERNKMEELVDSDITSAVCFLTGVTSGALSLIFAASWTFSSHKHYTPTVSLLAFFVGYLMTRIGMALPHACVACYYVCYAENPTSRLFDSTIKERLSKIERDGTVATPRRIATT, encoded by the exons ATGGAGCCACCCGCTGCAGAAAAGGAAGAGAAGCTCGGCGGAGAAGCGAAATCGGATGGAGGAGACCGGAAGAAGGAAGTGGTCGTCGACTCGTCGCCGGGAGAGATGAGGGTGTCCAGGTTGCAAACGCCGCATCCGGTGGCCCCCATCCAAGTCGCCCCGCCCGCCGCCGCCACTTCAGCCACCGCCTCCGCCGGCTACCAACCCACTCCAACTCCACATCAG GTCGACAGCCGCGGCTCGCTCAACTCCAAGGTGTACACCAATCAGATTTCGCTGCTGCTCTTCGTCTTCCACCTCCTTGTCGCCGGCGCCGCCATGTGCTTCTTCTCCTACAAGGGCGTCCAGGGGTTGCTCGACTTCAGCTCCCCCAGGGCCCGAAAGGAGAGGCATGTGCTCAAGTTCTGGCTTCCGCCCATCGAGGGCGCCTCCGTCCTTAGCATCGTCCTCGCCTTCGTCTGGCAGAAAGCGGTGCGGTTATATCCCACCGTAATGGTCCACTTCATCCTCTGGGCCAGCTTCTTCGCCACCATGGCCGCCGGAATCCTCCTCCTCTGCTTCTCCCTCCCGACCACCGACGGGCTCGGCGTCGCACTCATCGCCTTCTCAATCGGCGCCGGCCTCTACACCTGCTGGGTCACTCGTCGCGTCGCGTTCACGGGGCAGATCTTCAGCCTGGCGCTGAGACCGGTGACCAAATTCCCGGACCTGAATGGTCCGGTCTACCTTATGATGGGCGTCGGGTTCCTCTGGATCTCGGTGTGGTGCTTTGCAGTCATCGGAGCCCTCAACTTCTACTACCCGCCACTGACCATCCTCGCGCTGGTGCTGAGCCTGGCTTGGACGGCCGAAGTGATGCGCAATGTGGCCAATTTGACGGTAAGCCGAGTGATCGCCCTGTACTACCTTCGGGGAATGCAGACGAACACCCAGTTCAGCTTCCAGCGCGCCACCACCATCAATCTCGGCAGCGCCTGCCTCGGCTCACTCTTCGTCCCCTCCATCGAGGCGCTCAGGATCATCGCTCGCGGCCTCAACTTGTTGGAGGGAGAGGACGAGTTCTTGTTCTCCTGCGCTCACTGCTGCCTCAGAGTCATGCACTCCATCTTCCGCTACGGGAACAGCTGGGCCTTCGTCCAT ATTGCTGCATACGGAAAGGGGTTTGTGCAAGCGTCGATGAGCACGTGGGGGCTATTCGAGCGGAACAAGATGGAAGAGCTCGTCGACTCGGATATCACCAGCGCTGTCTGCTTTCTGACCGGAGTGACCAGCGGTGCCCTCTCGCTCATCTTCGCCGCGTCGTGGACCTTCTCGTCCCATAAGCACTACACGCCCACCGTCTCCCTGCTCGCCTTCTTCGTCGGCTATCTCATG ACTCGGATCGGCATGGCGCTCCCGCACGCGTGCGTGGCGTGCTACTACGTCTGCTACGCCGAGAACCCGACCTCGCGGCTGTTCGACTCGACCATCAAGGAGCGGCTCAGCAAGATCGAACGCGATGGGACCGTGGCAACGCCTCGGCGCATCGCGACCACCTGA